Proteins encoded together in one Terriglobus saanensis SP1PR4 window:
- a CDS encoding CvpA family protein, whose translation MQTFLHHLNVLDWIFLGALLTSVVMGFLRGLVRSLCSLAGIVVGIVLAGWYAQKLSLPLGRWITPPLAAQVVAFLAISLGTMLLFALAGRIIRGTMQVVGLGFADRCAGALFGLLRGYLVVAATLLPLAGYLPQTDLAKRSFLLPSFLEGAHEISFVLPRNFMDRIAGSLLRLRQENHR comes from the coding sequence ATGCAGACGTTCCTGCACCACCTGAACGTGCTCGACTGGATTTTTTTGGGTGCGCTATTAACTTCTGTGGTCATGGGGTTTCTCCGAGGCCTGGTTCGATCCTTATGCTCACTGGCAGGCATAGTCGTTGGCATTGTGCTGGCGGGGTGGTATGCGCAGAAGTTGAGTCTTCCGCTGGGGCGATGGATTACACCTCCGCTGGCGGCGCAGGTGGTGGCTTTTCTTGCGATTTCGCTGGGAACCATGCTGCTTTTCGCGCTGGCGGGACGGATTATTCGAGGGACGATGCAAGTCGTTGGTCTTGGCTTTGCAGACCGCTGTGCGGGCGCGCTGTTCGGGCTTCTGCGGGGTTATCTGGTGGTGGCGGCGACGCTGCTCCCCCTTGCCGGATATCTGCCACAAACAGACCTGGCGAAAAGATCTTTCTTACTTCCAAGTTTCCTTGAGGGCGCTCATGAGATATCCTTCGTCTTGCCACGCAACTTTATGGACCGCATTGCTGGAAGCCTCCTGCGCCTAAGACAGGAGAACCATCGATAA
- a CDS encoding AtpZ/AtpI family protein, producing MVDWPLPPATGLKTTDRERAANIPETRDTIGSAMSDPKSQPGKPKGALGDLVKAESMIQLAIALPAGCVIGWLLGSWADRHFHTTWIGIFGILIGAAAGFIQIITTAKRFMKDPD from the coding sequence GTGGTCGATTGGCCTTTGCCGCCGGCCACGGGGCTCAAAACGACGGACCGTGAGCGCGCGGCAAACATTCCAGAGACTCGCGATACCATAGGGTCTGCCATGAGCGACCCCAAATCACAACCCGGTAAACCTAAGGGCGCGCTCGGCGATCTCGTCAAAGCCGAATCCATGATTCAGCTAGCCATCGCGCTTCCCGCGGGATGCGTCATCGGCTGGCTACTGGGCAGTTGGGCCGACCGCCACTTTCACACCACCTGGATCGGTATCTTTGGCATCCTCATCGGTGCGGCGGCAGGATTTATTCAGATCATCACCACGGCAAAGCGCTTCATGAAAGATCCTGACTAG
- the smc gene encoding chromosome segregation protein SMC encodes MLKLKRVQILGFKSFCDRTDVQLSGSGIAAVVGPNGCGKSNISDAITWVLGEQSAKSLRGIKMEDVIFAGTRDRKPTGMAEVSLTLVDPEVYDGAVPSADDGPEIVMRDDVPSDWDESEVRAKSAAATEEAVQEAQPGTIADGSEEAGKPAEEVEADAEATQGATSSNVILKIRRRKFNRTPVRAGEITVTRRLFRSGDSEYLLNGKICRLRDIQDIFMGTGLSGENYAIIGQERIGQLLSSKPLDRRSIIEEAAGITRFKTKKRLAELRLEAAKQNLARVDDIFEEVTRQMASLKRQASKAERYGALRDELRTKLRVVLASRMAQMDADQAATAEKIAELNGRIDTQAASVETMDAEHTEGVQRGYAMDEQIRDANLRANQAAVDLERIVSRTGANTDRISDLVSRIAGGQDELAQIRTQLEGLAAESTGLKSFLETATAETAAARALAQQKQTEAGEAVRAVNSAEQEAEAGRRQTMQLLQRASQTRNEEAQAAEALAGLDRESQRLNAESDQARRELEALGQQRGQVKMSFESVNERLARLEQEIAELRLQLESGRKEELETRRRGDGMRAEMATLVGRRNSLQSLIRDHSYSTDTVKKIFSANQKGSPMAPVGTLADFLEVEGQYETVVDEFLRDELNYIVVKSWDAADAGMQMLKGDVDGRATFLVHPDDAQARVNHSAGMSGSMTTEIAGVVPLKNCIKVLDGFGKSLEVFLPKLREGYVAPDSEVARSLALENPEAFFLSPNGETFHNITVTGGKQRAEGPLAIKRELREVQQKLDAVEIELSKTDLHSAALAQQITQMQAVLESKSAERRDAEREAANSGAALRQMESETARIERRMQDWALASERNRDARGAKEELKARKGEEAERIDGERSALEERISGIMQGAAELRERREELQQAAAAASAALAGLEERRRNASANFEQNDRLRNNQQQRLMQVEQQLAAAAAEKTRREEENVSLAMQLTELTGVREEMSGEGKKLSEEASALRASLAELDGRLRALRTETEALREQRSQLTAKAARLATEIEHLDAASINDLGIESAELRADETIIRIEAEHLVESEEETRSLKQKLEAMGPVNMMALEEFAEASGRHSFLEGQRKDLLDSIENTQMSIKEIDEISKLKFDEAFALINTNFAETFTKLFGGGQAYMKLTDEANSAESGIDLVASPPGKKPQNVLLLSGGEKALTALSLLVGIFQFQPSPFCVLDEVDAPLDEANVVRFSRLIHDMSRETQFIVITHHKRTMTEADVIYGVTMQEPGVSKIVSVNINRAEPRRAVA; translated from the coding sequence ATGCTCAAGCTCAAGCGCGTTCAGATTCTCGGGTTCAAATCGTTCTGCGATCGTACGGATGTTCAGCTCTCGGGCAGCGGCATTGCCGCCGTGGTGGGACCGAACGGATGCGGCAAGTCGAACATCTCCGATGCGATTACGTGGGTGCTGGGTGAACAGAGCGCAAAGAGCCTGCGCGGCATCAAGATGGAGGACGTCATCTTTGCCGGAACGCGCGACCGGAAACCGACCGGTATGGCCGAGGTTTCGCTGACGCTGGTCGACCCTGAGGTCTACGACGGTGCAGTCCCTTCTGCGGACGACGGTCCAGAGATCGTGATGCGAGACGATGTTCCCTCGGACTGGGACGAGAGCGAAGTGCGGGCAAAGTCTGCTGCGGCGACCGAAGAAGCCGTGCAGGAGGCCCAGCCGGGCACGATAGCGGATGGCTCCGAAGAAGCTGGAAAACCTGCGGAAGAGGTTGAAGCAGACGCGGAAGCGACGCAGGGAGCTACCTCTTCGAATGTGATTTTGAAGATTCGGCGGAGAAAGTTCAACCGGACGCCGGTGCGTGCGGGAGAGATCACGGTCACGCGTCGTCTATTTCGTTCGGGCGATAGTGAATACCTTCTGAACGGGAAGATCTGCCGCCTGCGCGATATTCAGGACATCTTCATGGGCACCGGTCTGAGCGGCGAGAACTACGCCATCATCGGGCAGGAGCGCATCGGACAGTTGCTGAGTTCGAAGCCGCTGGATCGCCGTTCGATCATCGAAGAAGCTGCGGGCATTACGCGTTTCAAGACGAAGAAACGGCTTGCAGAGCTTCGTCTGGAAGCGGCGAAGCAAAACCTTGCACGCGTGGACGATATCTTTGAGGAAGTAACGCGACAGATGGCCTCGCTGAAGCGGCAGGCGTCCAAAGCGGAGCGTTACGGTGCTCTGCGAGATGAGTTGCGCACCAAACTGCGCGTCGTGCTCGCAAGTCGTATGGCGCAGATGGATGCCGACCAGGCGGCGACGGCGGAGAAGATTGCCGAGTTGAACGGGCGCATCGACACGCAGGCCGCCAGCGTGGAGACCATGGACGCGGAGCATACCGAAGGCGTACAGCGCGGCTATGCGATGGACGAGCAGATTCGCGACGCCAACCTGCGTGCAAACCAGGCAGCAGTTGACCTGGAGCGCATCGTCTCGCGTACGGGCGCAAACACGGACCGCATCAGCGATCTCGTCTCGCGCATTGCCGGAGGACAGGATGAGCTGGCGCAGATTCGTACACAGCTTGAAGGGCTGGCAGCAGAGAGCACAGGGCTGAAGAGCTTCCTTGAAACGGCGACGGCGGAAACAGCCGCCGCCCGTGCTTTGGCTCAGCAGAAACAGACCGAAGCGGGCGAGGCTGTGCGCGCGGTAAACTCCGCCGAACAGGAGGCCGAGGCTGGCCGACGGCAGACGATGCAATTGCTGCAGCGGGCTTCGCAGACGCGAAACGAAGAGGCGCAGGCCGCAGAAGCGCTGGCGGGGCTTGATCGTGAGTCGCAGAGGCTGAATGCGGAGAGCGATCAGGCGCGGCGCGAACTGGAGGCCCTTGGCCAGCAGCGCGGCCAGGTGAAGATGAGCTTCGAGTCCGTCAACGAGCGGCTGGCGCGGTTGGAACAGGAGATTGCAGAGCTTCGTCTGCAGCTGGAATCCGGGCGCAAGGAAGAGTTGGAGACGCGTCGTCGTGGTGACGGCATGCGCGCCGAAATGGCAACGCTTGTAGGACGTCGGAACTCTTTGCAATCGCTCATCCGCGACCATAGCTACTCCACCGATACGGTGAAGAAGATCTTCAGCGCGAACCAGAAGGGCTCCCCAATGGCTCCGGTGGGAACGCTGGCAGACTTCCTCGAAGTCGAAGGCCAGTACGAGACAGTAGTCGACGAGTTTCTGCGCGATGAGTTGAACTACATCGTCGTAAAGAGCTGGGATGCCGCAGATGCGGGCATGCAGATGTTGAAGGGCGACGTAGATGGACGCGCTACCTTCCTGGTGCATCCGGATGACGCACAGGCACGCGTGAACCACTCTGCCGGTATGTCCGGCAGCATGACCACGGAGATCGCTGGCGTGGTGCCGTTGAAGAACTGCATCAAGGTGCTGGATGGCTTTGGCAAGTCTCTGGAAGTCTTTCTCCCCAAGCTGCGCGAAGGATATGTTGCGCCGGACTCCGAAGTAGCGCGTTCGCTGGCACTGGAGAATCCTGAGGCGTTCTTTCTCTCTCCAAATGGCGAGACCTTCCACAACATCACCGTAACCGGCGGCAAGCAGCGCGCCGAGGGTCCTCTCGCCATCAAGCGCGAGTTGCGCGAGGTCCAGCAGAAGCTGGATGCCGTCGAGATCGAACTTTCGAAGACCGATCTTCACTCCGCCGCGTTGGCACAGCAGATTACGCAGATGCAGGCGGTGTTGGAGTCTAAAAGCGCCGAGCGTCGCGATGCCGAGCGCGAGGCCGCAAACTCCGGTGCTGCCCTGCGACAGATGGAGTCCGAAACGGCACGCATCGAACGCCGAATGCAGGACTGGGCTCTTGCGAGCGAGCGCAATCGCGATGCGCGCGGTGCGAAAGAAGAGTTGAAGGCGCGCAAAGGCGAAGAGGCCGAGCGGATCGACGGCGAGCGCTCTGCGCTGGAAGAGCGCATCAGCGGCATCATGCAGGGCGCTGCTGAGTTGCGCGAGCGCCGCGAAGAGCTGCAACAGGCAGCGGCTGCGGCTTCTGCCGCGCTGGCAGGCCTGGAAGAGCGCCGTCGCAATGCGTCTGCGAACTTTGAACAGAACGATCGACTTCGCAATAACCAGCAACAGCGGTTGATGCAGGTGGAGCAGCAGTTGGCAGCGGCAGCGGCGGAGAAGACTCGCCGCGAAGAGGAAAACGTCTCGCTGGCGATGCAACTGACGGAGCTGACCGGCGTAAGGGAAGAGATGTCGGGCGAAGGCAAGAAGTTAAGCGAAGAGGCTTCCGCTCTGCGGGCATCGCTTGCCGAGCTTGATGGCCGTCTGCGTGCCCTGCGTACGGAGACAGAGGCCTTGCGCGAACAGCGGAGCCAGTTGACGGCCAAAGCTGCGCGACTGGCTACCGAGATCGAGCATCTCGATGCCGCTTCCATCAACGACCTGGGCATCGAGTCTGCGGAACTTCGCGCGGATGAGACGATCATTCGCATCGAGGCGGAGCATCTCGTTGAATCGGAAGAAGAGACGCGTTCGCTCAAGCAAAAGCTTGAAGCCATGGGCCCCGTGAACATGATGGCCTTGGAAGAGTTTGCCGAAGCCTCCGGGCGGCATAGCTTCCTGGAAGGGCAGCGCAAGGACCTGCTGGATTCGATCGAGAATACGCAGATGTCCATCAAGGAAATTGACGAGATCTCGAAGCTGAAATTCGATGAAGCGTTTGCTCTGATCAACACGAATTTTGCTGAGACGTTCACTAAGCTCTTTGGCGGCGGACAGGCGTATATGAAGCTGACGGACGAGGCGAACTCGGCGGAGAGCGGCATCGACCTGGTAGCTTCGCCGCCGGGCAAGAAGCCGCAGAACGTGCTGCTGCTTTCGGGTGGTGAGAAGGCGCTGACTGCTCTTTCTCTTCTGGTCGGTATCTTCCAGTTCCAGCCGAGTCCCTTCTGCGTGCTGGACGAAGTGGATGCTCCGCTGGATGAAGCCAACGTGGTGCGCTTCTCCAGGCTGATTCATGACATGAGCCGGGAGACGCAGTTCATCGTCATCACCCATCACAAGCGGACGATGACCGAAGCAGACGTGATCTACGGCGTCACCATGCAGGAACCGGGCGTGTCGAAGATCGTTTCCGTGAACATCAATCGCGCCGAACCACGGCGTGCGGTCGCCTAG
- a CDS encoding phosphoribosylaminoimidazolesuccinocarboxamide synthase: protein MATLLHPDLSPRKPWLTGKVRDLYEVGEDHLLFVASDRISAFDHVLGSGVPDKGKVLTQISLFWFEHLRALVPNHLITAKVAEYPEDLRQYADQLEGRSMLVKRAKMFPVECVARGYLSGSGWKDYQETGTVCGISLPSGLRESEELPEPIFTPAAKNHSGHDENIGFDAVVAALGGETAEALRTLTLDIYRAASQHARTKGLLLADTKFEFGLIEDASGTPRITLADEVLTPDSSRYWPIDGYAPGGAQPSFDKQFVRDYLESIRWNKQEPAPSLPDDVVERTREKYLAAFHMLTDKSALDSPQGP from the coding sequence GTGGCTACACTCCTCCATCCCGATCTTTCTCCCCGTAAGCCGTGGCTCACGGGCAAGGTGCGCGATCTCTACGAGGTTGGCGAAGACCATCTTCTTTTTGTTGCCAGCGACCGAATCTCAGCCTTCGATCACGTCCTTGGAAGCGGTGTGCCGGACAAAGGCAAGGTGCTCACACAGATCTCGCTCTTCTGGTTTGAACATCTGCGTGCTCTCGTACCAAACCACCTGATCACGGCGAAGGTCGCAGAGTATCCCGAAGACCTTCGCCAATACGCGGACCAGCTCGAAGGCCGGTCCATGCTGGTGAAGCGAGCGAAGATGTTTCCCGTGGAGTGCGTGGCTCGTGGGTATCTCTCCGGCTCCGGATGGAAGGATTACCAGGAGACGGGTACCGTCTGCGGCATTTCCCTGCCTTCCGGCCTGCGGGAGAGCGAAGAACTTCCGGAGCCGATCTTTACCCCTGCGGCTAAGAACCACTCCGGCCATGACGAAAATATTGGCTTCGATGCCGTGGTCGCCGCGCTCGGCGGGGAGACAGCTGAAGCTCTGCGGACGCTAACGCTGGATATCTACAGGGCGGCTTCGCAGCATGCGCGCACCAAGGGCCTGCTGCTGGCGGATACGAAGTTTGAGTTTGGCCTGATCGAAGACGCGAGCGGCACACCCCGTATTACCCTTGCGGACGAGGTGCTAACGCCAGACTCCTCGCGCTACTGGCCGATCGACGGATACGCTCCCGGAGGCGCGCAACCCTCGTTCGACAAGCAGTTTGTACGCGACTATCTGGAAAGCATTCGCTGGAACAAACAGGAGCCTGCACCCTCGCTGCCGGATGATGTGGTGGAGCGCACACGGGAGAAGTATCTGGCGGCATTTCACATGCTGACGGACAAGTCCGCTCTGGATTCACCCCAGGGGCCCTAA
- the lysS gene encoding lysine--tRNA ligase, whose translation MFESKFEEEMFELRQQKLQQITALGVEGGLSKAAASYPNGFTWTAMLPEVRAQYDGESGEALEAAKPEVSVAGRIMAIRAQGKAGFAQLQQNGVRLQIYVRQDAVGERAYAMYKLMDLGDHVGVKGYLFRTRTNELSVHVTELTFLSKAMLPLPDKFHGLEDVELRYRQRYVDLFSDTGDFEGEGEEAKQTRLPARDVFVKRAAVLRALRKFFDDRGYIEVETPMMQPVAGGAAARPFTTHHNALDLDLFLRIAPELYLKRLVVGGMDRVYEINRNFRNEGVSTRHNPEFTMLEFYQAYANYHDLMQITEDLVSFVAKEVNGTTITNFGGHEIDLGKWTKLSMREAIVKWWPAAAGAAPEHGDFAHPAKIDAMVMSLRATGLSMPYVPADPLGKTIATIFETITEEHLIQPTIIYDFPLAVSPLSKVKPDEPEWVERFEFYIGGFEVGNAFSELNDPVDQRARFEAQLGERERGDDEAHQMDADYVRALSYGLPPTGGEGIGIDRLTMVLTGAKSIRDVILFPLLRPQAKVILTASEEESGPAQ comes from the coding sequence TTGTTCGAATCGAAGTTTGAAGAAGAGATGTTTGAGCTGCGGCAGCAGAAGCTGCAGCAGATTACCGCACTGGGTGTCGAGGGTGGCCTGAGCAAGGCTGCGGCCAGCTATCCCAACGGATTTACCTGGACGGCCATGCTACCCGAGGTGCGGGCGCAGTATGACGGCGAGAGCGGCGAAGCGCTGGAGGCTGCAAAGCCGGAGGTGTCCGTCGCCGGGCGCATCATGGCGATCCGCGCGCAGGGCAAGGCTGGCTTTGCCCAACTGCAGCAGAACGGTGTGCGGCTGCAGATCTATGTGCGGCAGGATGCCGTCGGCGAACGCGCCTATGCGATGTACAAGTTGATGGACCTGGGCGACCACGTTGGCGTGAAGGGATATCTCTTCCGCACACGGACGAATGAACTGAGCGTACATGTGACGGAGCTTACCTTCCTCTCGAAGGCCATGCTTCCGCTGCCGGACAAGTTCCACGGTCTGGAGGATGTGGAGCTTCGCTATCGGCAAAGGTATGTCGATCTCTTCTCTGACACCGGAGACTTTGAAGGCGAGGGGGAAGAGGCGAAGCAGACACGTCTTCCTGCACGTGATGTGTTTGTAAAGCGCGCTGCAGTTCTGCGTGCCCTGCGAAAGTTTTTCGACGATCGTGGCTACATCGAAGTCGAAACGCCGATGATGCAGCCGGTTGCGGGTGGCGCTGCGGCGCGTCCGTTCACCACGCATCACAATGCGCTGGATCTTGATTTGTTTTTGCGCATCGCGCCGGAGCTTTATCTGAAGAGGCTCGTTGTGGGCGGCATGGATCGTGTGTACGAGATCAACCGGAACTTCCGCAATGAAGGTGTTTCGACGCGGCACAATCCCGAGTTCACCATGCTGGAGTTTTACCAGGCGTATGCCAACTATCACGACCTGATGCAGATCACGGAGGACCTGGTTTCCTTCGTTGCGAAGGAAGTGAATGGAACGACGATCACAAACTTTGGTGGTCACGAGATAGATCTCGGCAAGTGGACGAAGCTGAGCATGCGCGAGGCGATTGTGAAGTGGTGGCCTGCGGCTGCGGGCGCGGCTCCGGAGCATGGAGATTTTGCGCATCCTGCGAAGATCGATGCGATGGTGATGAGCCTGCGCGCGACAGGCTTGAGCATGCCTTATGTTCCAGCCGATCCATTGGGTAAAACCATCGCCACAATCTTCGAGACGATTACGGAAGAACACCTGATTCAGCCGACAATTATCTACGACTTCCCTCTCGCGGTCAGTCCTCTGAGCAAGGTGAAGCCGGATGAGCCGGAGTGGGTGGAGCGGTTTGAGTTCTACATTGGCGGATTTGAAGTGGGCAACGCCTTCAGCGAGTTGAACGATCCCGTGGACCAGCGTGCGCGTTTCGAGGCGCAGCTTGGCGAGAGAGAACGTGGCGACGACGAGGCGCACCAGATGGATGCGGACTACGTGCGCGCGCTGTCTTATGGCCTTCCGCCCACGGGTGGTGAGGGCATCGGTATCGATCGTTTGACGATGGTGCTGACCGGGGCGAAGTCCATTCGCGATGTCATCCTGTTTCCTCTCTTGAGACCACAAGCCAAAGTAATCCTGACTGCGAGCGAAGAAGAGTCGGGGCCCGCTCAGTGA
- a CDS encoding helix-turn-helix domain-containing protein produces the protein MKRELDNLVSHMYATGMSYTDAVREFKRRYLLEVLARHRGNQCKAAEELGMHRNTLSRTLTELHLDSAEIRNGMKRPSRSERPDRARIQPISIAR, from the coding sequence GTGAAGCGCGAGTTGGATAACCTGGTTTCTCATATGTACGCCACCGGCATGAGCTATACGGACGCGGTCCGCGAGTTCAAACGTCGCTATCTCCTTGAAGTGCTTGCGCGCCATCGCGGCAACCAGTGCAAAGCCGCCGAAGAACTGGGCATGCACCGCAATACGCTGAGCCGCACTCTGACCGAGTTGCATCTGGACTCCGCTGAGATCCGCAACGGTATGAAGCGGCCTTCGCGCAGTGAACGGCCTGACCGAGCACGAATTCAGCCGATTTCTATTGCACGATAA
- a CDS encoding TIGR00282 family metallophosphoesterase, whose product MKILFVGDVFGSAGRKIVAEHVGHVMETHEIDLLVINGENAAGGFGITPSIADDLFDLGAHVITTGNHFWDKRELLDYLKVPADSHGRARRILRPANYPPSTAGYGIYEGSLPAGQTYAVINLQGRVFMASNDDPFRKIDEILKTITAKVIFVDFHAEATSEKVAMGWHLDGRVTAIVGTHTHIPTADERVLPGGTAYQTDVGMSGPYDSVIGVETDLVLHRFLTGMPGKFEPAKGNPKMCALVVECDGGTGRAIRVQRIMLGE is encoded by the coding sequence GTGAAGATTCTTTTTGTGGGTGATGTCTTCGGCTCTGCCGGACGGAAGATTGTGGCGGAGCACGTCGGACATGTGATGGAGACACATGAGATCGACCTCCTCGTCATCAACGGTGAGAATGCCGCGGGTGGATTTGGGATTACACCTTCGATTGCAGACGACCTCTTTGACCTGGGCGCGCATGTCATCACGACGGGCAATCACTTCTGGGACAAGCGAGAGCTGCTCGACTACCTGAAGGTCCCGGCAGATTCACACGGACGCGCGCGGCGGATTCTGAGGCCGGCGAACTACCCGCCAAGTACGGCTGGGTACGGCATCTACGAAGGGTCGCTCCCTGCAGGACAGACCTATGCTGTCATCAACCTGCAGGGGCGCGTCTTCATGGCTTCGAATGACGATCCGTTCCGCAAGATCGACGAGATATTGAAGACGATTACGGCCAAGGTGATCTTCGTGGACTTCCACGCCGAAGCCACGAGCGAGAAGGTCGCCATGGGATGGCATCTCGATGGACGCGTGACGGCGATTGTGGGAACGCACACGCATATCCCTACGGCGGACGAACGTGTGTTGCCGGGTGGAACGGCGTATCAAACGGATGTTGGCATGAGCGGACCGTATGACTCTGTGATCGGTGTGGAAACAGACCTGGTATTGCATCGATTCCTGACAGGCATGCCAGGAAAGTTTGAGCCTGCGAAGGGCAATCCCAAGATGTGCGCTCTGGTGGTGGAGTGTGATGGCGGCACGGGCAGGGCGATACGGGTGCAGCGGATTATGTTGGGGGAGTAG